CCTCTCACAAGGGCTGAAAGATATACGCACTTCTCTCGATACCCAAATCAAAGACAATGTTGATAAAATCAATACGCTGGCCCAGGATATTTATAAGTTGAATCAGAAAATTAATGATGCGCCAGACGCATTGACGCTTAAAGACGAGCGTAATGCAAAGGTGCAGGAGCTTTCGGGACTGACCGATGTAAGCACCGTGGAGAATGGAAGTGGAACCTTTCAGGTTTACATTGCCAATGGCATGTTGCTGGTGAACGATACGGGCACCGCTACTTTATCCACCCTGCCCAACGCGGGGAATGCTGGTTTGTCGGATATTAACTTCACCCCCTCCCCAGGCGCTGCGTCTACCAATATCAGCAGTCGCTTCCAAACAGGTGCCATCAAGGGATTGATGGATGTGCGCGATACAAATATTCCTGCTTACCAAAGCAACCTGGATGAATTGGCCTACCGGCTGAGTGGTGCCGTGAATACCTTGCACACGACGGGTTATGATCTGGATGGGAATCACAACCAAAGATTTTTCACCAATCTGGCAAGCAGCACGGATGCTGCGGCTTCGATTGCTTTAGATCCCGTGGTCGATGGGCATCCCCGGGCCATTGCGGCGTCAGGAAGTTCGGGGGGAGTACCGGGTGGAAATGATATGGCCTTACAATTGTCTGCGCTCAGCAGTTCAAACGTTGCTTTTGGTAGTGGAAGTACAACCTTTGGGGCCTTTTATGGAAATCTTTTGGCTCAGGTAGGAAGCGATGGGAAAAGTGCCCAGTCCAATGCCCAGTTTTCCGATGATGTATTTCAGCAAGCCCAGGCGCAACGAGACCAAATTTCTGGGGTATCGATGGATGAAGAGCAGACAAATCTCCTCAAATATCAGGCAGCCTTTCAGGCGGCTTCACGTTTGGTGTCCATTGCCAGTACTTTGTTTGATACCCTCATTAACCTAGGAAAATAATATGGCTGTCAGTCGATTAACATTCAATACCTTCAATCTGTCTATTGCGAATAACCTTGCCAAGGTCCAGCGCGAGTATGAACAGGCCTCCGTTCCTGTTCAGACGGGGTATCGCCTCAATAACCTGTCGGATGACCCCACCAGTATCTCGCGTCTGTTCTCCCTGAAACAGGATGTGAACAACAATGATCAGTATCAGCGTAACCTGACAACGGCGAAATTAAAACTTTCCTTCGCCGATGATCAATTGACGAGTGTGAACGATTTGATGTCGCAGGTGAAGGACATCGCCCTGCAGGCCAACAACTCCACCATCTCTTCTTCGACGCTTAATCAATTGTCAACACAACTGGGCAATTTAAAGACCCAACTTGTGGGATATGGAAATGCCCAGTATGACAATCAGTACATCTTCGGAGGGACGGCAACGAGCACGCTGCCTTTTTCGGGGGTTCCCACAATTTTCAATGGCAACTCGACGGCGATAAATGTTCAGGCGAATAGTACTTTGCAAGTTCAAGTGAATTCGGATGGGGCAAAAATTTTCACCGGAACGGGAGGGGGGCAGAATCTTTTTGCTCTCCTGGATAGCCTGCAAACGGCGGTGGGTGCAGGAGATCTAACAGCCATCACGTCGCTTCTGCCCCAACTTGATTCGGGGCTGGATCAGATCAATCAGGCCCGTGCAGACATAGGGGCACGCACCCAACAAATCGATTTAGTGGAGTCTTCCTTGTCTCAAGACAGGCTGAATACCCTGTCTAGTTTATCGGATGTTCAGGATGTCAGTATTGACCAGGCCACCACTAATCTGATGACCAAAGAAACCGCCTTGAGATTGGTTTATGCCAGTTCCAATCGTTTATTTTCTATCATTGGGACCTTAACTCTTGATGGAAAATGATAGATTCTTATGAAAGGGAAAACATGCACCCGTCGCGTCTTCCTTTCTTCTCCTTCCTGGAAAGAGGACTTTAACTGGTTTCTCCAAAACTATACCAAGGCCTTGGCCGAAGAGAATCATCATCATCCCCTGCTTGCCTGGCGGAAAATAGATCCTTCGCGCATTGAGGAATTGAGGTTTTCCCTAGAAACACTCCTCGCTCAAACGGAAGAGGCTTGTCTCCTCCTTGCAGAATGGGAGGGAATTCAAATTGGATATTTTCTAGGTCTGCTAAAAACCTGTTTGGCAGAAGATCCCTCGCGTATCGGTTATCTGAATGGGCTTTATGTCTCTCCCGAGTTTCGTCAAAAAGGCGTAGGAAAATCCCTTTATCAGGAAGGTCTGGCCTGGTTTAAAAGTAGGGGTTTGAATGCTATTGAACTCTACCTGGCCGAAGGAAATTCAATGGGGCTCAAATTCTGGGAGAAACAAGGTTATGCGGTGGCGGAAAAAATTTTGGTGAAGAGAATTTGAGACCACTCGCTTTCCTTATCTTCCCCCAAAAAAAAACTCAAGATCCCACAAAAACTACCGTCTACCCTAGGTAAGCATCTTTTTATGGAGAGGTTTCTCTATGGATCTAGCGACTATTATCGGTATTGTACTTGCGTTAGCAGGTATTGTGGGGGGCCTTCTCATAGAAGGTGGGAATATAAAGCAGATCCTGCAGCCCACTGCGGCGATGATAGTCTTTGGGGGAACCTTTGGAGCGCTGCTTGTTTCATTTCCACTCGACGTATTTATTCTTGCGATGAAAGGCTTCATAAAGATTGTCAGGCCAGACCCCATGAAGCCCGAGGCGATTATTGAAGAAATCATCAAGCTGGCGACAAAGGCCCGTAAAGATGGTGTGGTCTCGCTGGAGGCCGATGCCAAGAACATTCAAGACCCCTTTTTTAAAAAAGCCATCATGATGGCCGTCGATGGTGCGGATCCTAAGGAATTACAAAAACTTCTGGAGATGCAGCTTTCTTACATGGAGGAAGATGAGGCCAAGATCCCCAAGGTCTGGGAAAGTGCAGGGGGCTATTCTCCCACCATTGGAATTATCGGAGCCGTTATGGGGCTCATCCAGGTTATGGGGCATCTCGAAGATATCCAGGAAGTAGGGCGTGGAATTGCGGTGGCCTTTGTTGCCACCATTTACGGTGTGGCAGCTGCGAACATCGTTTTTTTGCCTGCTTCCGGAAAGCTTGCCCTGCAAAACAAGAAAAACATGGTTATTAAAGAAATGATTTTGGAAGGAGTCATGCTCATTGTCGAGGGGGTCAATCCTCGTGTGATTCAGGATAAACTTTCAATCTTCTTTGGAGAAAAAACTGAAGAAGCCAAGCCACAAGCTGCAGCAACAGGCGAAAAGGCAGCCTAGAATATGGCTAAAAAGAAAAAACATGAAGAGCATGTCAATCATGAAAGGTGGCTTATTTCTTATGCCGACTTCATTACTCTTCTGTTTGCTTTTTTCGTCGTACTTTTTTCTGCCTCACAGGTAGATCGCAGTAAAACCAAGAAAATAGCCCTGGCGATTGAAGCAGCCTTTTCCACCTTTTCTCTTTTTAACCAAACGAGTGGACAACTCAATCTTATAGCCGATCCCGCGGTATCCAATGCCCCTGTAAAAAAGACCAAAATTGGGATAGAGGAAGGAACCCCCATCTTTATGGCTCCCTCCGTACTGATTGGAGTAAAAGATGAGCGACCCGATCTACCCTTGGGAAATCCCGAGTTGAATGAGGGAACCGGGGTTCCAACCGAAGAACAAAATGCGATGGAGCGGATTCATCAAGAAGTCATCGAGATGCTGAAGATCCACAAGAGGGGGGGAAATGTAAAAGTGAATGTGGGTTTGGATGCCCGGGGTATTGTGATTGGTGTGACCAGTTCCGGAGCTTTTGAGGCAGGATCAGATCGTCTTACACCCGCCGCCATGGGGGTGCTGAAGGACATTGGAGAAATTTTGCAGCGCGAGGGGAATTCGGTAAGGGTGGAAGCGCATACCGACAATCGGGGAGATTCACGCTCCAACTGGCACCTTTCCACCTTGCGTGCAGTGAGTGTTATTCAAGAATTTGTGAATCATCACAATTTGGATCCTGCGCGTTTTGAGGCCGTGGGTTTTGGGGAGTACCATCCGATTGCCTCCAATGATACCGAAGAAGGCCGCGATAAAAACCGCCGAGTGGAAGTGGTTCTGCTTCCTCCCAAACCCAAAGAGACTGAGGAAAATTCACAAACTCCTCAATTAAAGCCTGCCGAGGAAATTGTGCCCAATGGGGCAGAAGAGTTGAAGGAAAAGCAGGAACAGAAGTCTCAATTAGAAAACGACTCCATCTTTCAAGGGGATGCGGAGACCGATTCTTTTGAATTGGAGAAGCTGAAAAATGAGAAAGCCCTGGCTGAAAAACTACAGCCCCAATCCAAAAATATTGAGCAAAATACCCAGTCTAGTCAATTGAAGGCCGTTGAGCAGGTTATTCCCATTGAGAATGAACAAACGATAAAAAAGCAGGAGGAGCCACAGCCGCAACCTCAATTTGAGGACAAGTCGATCTTTCAAGGAGATGCC
The sequence above is drawn from the Deltaproteobacteria bacterium genome and encodes:
- a CDS encoding flagellar motor protein; amino-acid sequence: MDLATIIGIVLALAGIVGGLLIEGGNIKQILQPTAAMIVFGGTFGALLVSFPLDVFILAMKGFIKIVRPDPMKPEAIIEEIIKLATKARKDGVVSLEADAKNIQDPFFKKAIMMAVDGADPKELQKLLEMQLSYMEEDEAKIPKVWESAGGYSPTIGIIGAVMGLIQVMGHLEDIQEVGRGIAVAFVATIYGVAAANIVFLPASGKLALQNKKNMVIKEMILEGVMLIVEGVNPRVIQDKLSIFFGEKTEEAKPQAAATGEKAA
- the flgL gene encoding flagellar hook-associated protein FlgL encodes the protein MAVSRLTFNTFNLSIANNLAKVQREYEQASVPVQTGYRLNNLSDDPTSISRLFSLKQDVNNNDQYQRNLTTAKLKLSFADDQLTSVNDLMSQVKDIALQANNSTISSSTLNQLSTQLGNLKTQLVGYGNAQYDNQYIFGGTATSTLPFSGVPTIFNGNSTAINVQANSTLQVQVNSDGAKIFTGTGGGQNLFALLDSLQTAVGAGDLTAITSLLPQLDSGLDQINQARADIGARTQQIDLVESSLSQDRLNTLSSLSDVQDVSIDQATTNLMTKETALRLVYASSNRLFSIIGTLTLDGK
- a CDS encoding OmpA family protein; the encoded protein is MAKKKKHEEHVNHERWLISYADFITLLFAFFVVLFSASQVDRSKTKKIALAIEAAFSTFSLFNQTSGQLNLIADPAVSNAPVKKTKIGIEEGTPIFMAPSVLIGVKDERPDLPLGNPELNEGTGVPTEEQNAMERIHQEVIEMLKIHKRGGNVKVNVGLDARGIVIGVTSSGAFEAGSDRLTPAAMGVLKDIGEILQREGNSVRVEAHTDNRGDSRSNWHLSTLRAVSVIQEFVNHHNLDPARFEAVGFGEYHPIASNDTEEGRDKNRRVEVVLLPPKPKETEENSQTPQLKPAEEIVPNGAEELKEKQEQKSQLENDSIFQGDAETDSFELEKLKNEKALAEKLQPQSKNIEQNTQSSQLKAVEQVIPIENEQTIKKQEEPQPQPQFEDKSIFQGDAVDSFELEKLKNEKVQGEKIHFQPRNVQENTQATQLKVAEPVAPVEDEKAKGRQELKSQMEAQSIFQGDAEGDSLELDKLKNEKAQAGKGH
- a CDS encoding GNAT family N-acetyltransferase — its product is MKGKTCTRRVFLSSPSWKEDFNWFLQNYTKALAEENHHHPLLAWRKIDPSRIEELRFSLETLLAQTEEACLLLAEWEGIQIGYFLGLLKTCLAEDPSRIGYLNGLYVSPEFRQKGVGKSLYQEGLAWFKSRGLNAIELYLAEGNSMGLKFWEKQGYAVAEKILVKRI
- the flgK gene encoding flagellar hook-associated protein FlgK yields the protein MADFNVFETAISALNANAKALSVASQNIANANTPGYSRQRVVIQSNESQIVGGIEIGRGASVTSVERVVDNFAELRLRDTSSTQSESKVTSDSIAQAGTLFNELSSDGLSTYLSNFFSSFQDVANDPQASGARQDLLSKASIMVDRFHSLSQGLKDIRTSLDTQIKDNVDKINTLAQDIYKLNQKINDAPDALTLKDERNAKVQELSGLTDVSTVENGSGTFQVYIANGMLLVNDTGTATLSTLPNAGNAGLSDINFTPSPGAASTNISSRFQTGAIKGLMDVRDTNIPAYQSNLDELAYRLSGAVNTLHTTGYDLDGNHNQRFFTNLASSTDAAASIALDPVVDGHPRAIAASGSSGGVPGGNDMALQLSALSSSNVAFGSGSTTFGAFYGNLLAQVGSDGKSAQSNAQFSDDVFQQAQAQRDQISGVSMDEEQTNLLKYQAAFQAASRLVSIASTLFDTLINLGK